One Channa argus isolate prfri chromosome 17, Channa argus male v1.0, whole genome shotgun sequence genomic window, TTCTGAGTAAGTTTCACTTCGTTGGTGACTGCGGGACAAAGAACTCTAATATTGCTTCCCATAAACATCAATCAATTTGTATCTGGCCTTGAAGAATAGAATAAATCCAtgaaaatgcaatgaaaaacaTCAGGTAAAGggaagaaaatgacaaaagggaGTTTATACAGGCTTGTAGTCCAGCTTGGACTCCAGCTTTTTCGAGTCCGCCACCTTCCGCACAGCTTTCATGAAGTCTTCCTGAGTGACATACTCCCGGTCAGAGCGGATAGCAAACAAACCTGTGAACAAAAGTCGGCGTGAATGCAGTTGAACAAGGAGTGGACATGAATCTGATGGTGAAAAATATCTGACCTGCTTCCGTGCACACATTTCTAAGATCAGCTCCGTTGAAACCGTCTGACAACTTTACAATGGCTTCAAAATCTGAAAGCAACCAAAATAGATGTGACTGTGTACACCAATACTGTCTGACCTTATAATTTACATTATCTGGATGGTGAAGATGTATGATGTCagccaaatgttttcatatgtattgaaaatgtataatttcagAAGGAGCACTAACCTATCTCTCCATGCTTGGTGATAGGACTGGAATGGATCTTGAGGATATCCAGCCGGGCCTGTTCATTAGGTAGTTCAatgtctgaaaaacaaaagtacgacactttgttttgctgttcACGCAGAACTGCTGAACAGAAGAGTGGTAGTAACTGGAGCAGATCTTACGGATTTTACGGTCCAGTCTGCCGGGCCGCAGCAGGGCAGGGTCCAGGGTGTCGGGTCTGTTGGTGGCCATGATCATCTTGACTCTGTGCAATGTGTCAAAGCCATCCATCTGGTTCAGCAGCTGATGGAATGAATGGACAGagaaacacatgcagacacacaccacaTTAAATTACTATTAATCACCACCTCTAATCATCACAACTGCTGGTGCTTGTTGTTAATTGGgttatttgttcatttcaaaTAAGCAGTGCTGTTTGACTACCAGGGTTCACGGCTTGTACAACAGGAATGTGCTCTTAACTTTAAATGCTTAAAAGCTGCATCACTGAGTACCTATAAGACATGTCATGATAACAGAGACGAAGGCTACATTGACCATATATGCTGGTGTTCTAAATCTTTTGACCCTGAGTGAATCACAGTTTGTGGTGGAACTGTTCAACTAAAAAACTGACCATTTTGTTTTGCTAGACATGGTTGGCGGCATGTATGTATTGTTAAGTCCATTTTATACAGGTTGAGGTATTGAGGGttgatgtaaataaaatactggTGGTAAAGTCTCAAAATCTGCCCAATAACCCAGGGACAGTAGTTGGTACAGATGACGGGTCAAATTCAGCTGTCATTCAGTCTTGAAAAGTCTGGTCTGCTGTATGTGAGGACAGATTTAGTGTTACTAATGATTATAACAGGAAAATGGTGGTGGGTGAAACCGTGTACAAGCACTGTGGAATAGGTGGCTTCTGCTACCAGCAGTAACTCTAATATGAtgagacatttaaataaatgccaGCCCAGTGTGTTGAGCAAGTCCTCACTGCAACTGTGAGGACTTTAGTGAAGatcagattacattttattaccaatttatgcaaaaaaaaaaaaaaacccaggaaagtacaaactactgccACTACTTTTTTTGTGACTGTACGCAGTCTAATACAATGCAGGTTTTTCAGTTATAGTTGACATGCTTAACATAAATCCAAACTAACTTATGACATGAATGCAGAAGTGCAGCATACAGCTGCCTATAGGAGGCTAATCCTGCTGTGGAGACACTGactatttttaatatgtgaagctcaagcacaaagaaaagtaaaagagagaaaaggtgcAGAGCCTAAAATTTCATTATAACTAATGTAACATGATCTTCTGCATGTATATATCTTCAAAGCAATGAAGACAGCTGATTTCACTGttgtgtctgctgctgcttgcCATTTGATGGACAGCAGATACTGTAAAaatcaaagttttattttgaataataaaaaatcaaaaatgtaaatgaattaaaataaccAATATGTCACACAGCCGTAGGTTAAGTAGCACCGATAGAGCTGTGCGAGATGGCCACATGCAACTCCTGTTAAACATCCTTATTAAATGTGGATAGATGCTTCAAACTAGAGCCACTGAAACTACTGATCATGCTCAGAGTTCACCTGTTGTGTTAGGTTCTCAGAAGAAAACGGTAACAGTTTGTGTGTAAGCTCACTGAAAAGCGAACAGCGAGACAAAGGCTGATATTTTTTCCAGTTTCTCATCCTGAGGATTGGGTGCACCAAGTTGGAGGAGCGGTGATGTGATAGAGTATTCTCCTTAAAGAGCATTTTGAACTCCTACAGCATATTTCTAAGATTAAATGGAACAGTAGTAGGTGTAATGCCTGTGGTCCACTTAAGGTGTGGGACTGTTTTGAAAGAATAAGACACTGCAGTGATTCAGTTACCTCCATCAGAGTCCTTTGGATCTCTCTGTCAGCAGACGTTCCCTCAGAGAATCGTCGGCCACCTACAGAGAACATTTAGTGAGAGCTCAGAATAGACAGGGTGGCAGGATAGTTTTGTCAACACAGTGAATGCGGAGTAAGCAGTTGCAAACATCAAGGAAAAGGACTACAGGAGACTTTGGCATAAAATATATTTCGCACACTTTCCAGCGCAGATAAGAAGATtaatatgcacattttaaaaacccttaaacctaaaacaaaatacttaaaagaTCGATGGCTTTTGgcctgtcccttcaggggtcactacAGTGGTACGTGTTCCGCaccttgatttggcatgagtttttccCCCAAGTTATCCCAACCCCACGCTCTACCCATTGAGTCACCAGGCTCCCCAAAACAAAGTGCGTAAGCCCTAAGAAAAACCCACCAGATCCTTTAAATCACTCACCGATCGCATCAATCTCGTCCATAAAAATGATGCATGGCTGGTGGTCCCTCGCATAGTTGAACATCTCTCTGATCAGCCTGGCACTTTCACCAATGTATTTGTCTACAATGGAACTGGACACCACCTGCAACATACACACAATCAGCTGACTGACTACACTTTAGTGTGATAATACAACCTGAATGTGGCACTGACACTCACCTTGAGGAAGTTACAGTCCAGCTGACTGGCCACTGCTCTGGCTAGAAGAGTCTTCCCAGTACCTgtttcagaataaaaatgatcagtAAAAGATCCAAAGGTGATAATCAATCACCTAACAATACTGATAATATCATACAGTCAGGTTATATTTAGGTGTGTAtgtcgcacacacacactctaagtTGTGAAAGGTATTTTCTTCACAAGGATTCTTCTGATATCCatcacagttgttttatttgGTCTTCTAGCCTTTGATGTTCCCAATTTCACCTGtgcattctttctttttaagaatgtaggtgaatgttgatttggccaCTTATTATTTTCTCATAGACTTGTTCTGATTTGTTAGTTCAGATACTTTCTGACCTGAAGGCATTTCTATCATCAActtcaaataaataatgaaaaaacatgaaataaatattgataaaaTAACATGTATGTTAAACAAATACACGCTTAGCTGTGTTTATGTAACAATGTGATGTTGGTGTATGGCTTGGCCTAATAGAGACAGGTGTATTTTCACTCGGCCAATAACCTGGAGGACCGTAGAGCAGGCAGCCTTTAGGAGGGATGATCCCCACTCTCTGGAAGAGCTCAGGGTTTGTCAGAGGGAGTTCAATCACCTGCCACAGAATAAGAGCAGCATTGTTTTGGGctcaacagacagaaaaaagtaataagaGCAGCATTGTTTTGGGCTCAATatacagaaaaaagtaataatatctAAAATCTTGTCTTGATActcatcttaaaaaaaatccctctaGTTAATGCCAAACTTTATAAAACATGGACTGGCTCTAACTTTAACATACACTGCAAATCATGTCAATATATGCATCAGAAAGTGTATTTGCCTTGTATGATTGGATTGCTAATTGTTATAGGGTTTCTTGTACCTCTCTCAGTTCACGGATCTGTTCTGACAAGCCTCCGATCTCAGAGTAGGAGACGCTGCCAGGGTCCTCATGGGACATGTTGTACACCAGAGGGTCTACTTCTCTGGGAAGGTACCTTTGTGGGAACAAGAAACACATGCTGAGTACCAGACGATAGCCAGTTGCATGTGTATCCAACTACTATGTACTTCCAATTTGTGGCAGATCTTCAACAAGATGCTAACTGAATGTGACAgggaaaagagatggtaacatcCAGCCTACCTCATTATAGTGAGTGTTGTCATGTCCAAAGCCACTCTGGTGCCTGGCTTCAGCTGT contains:
- the psmc6 gene encoding 26S proteasome regulatory subunit 10B, giving the protein MADTREKALQDYRKKLLEHKEVDGRLKELREQLREQTKQYEKSENDLKALQSVGQIVGEVLKQLTEEKFIVKATNGPRYVVGCRRQLDKSQLKPGTRVALDMTTLTIMRYLPREVDPLVYNMSHEDPGSVSYSEIGGLSEQIRELREVIELPLTNPELFQRVGIIPPKGCLLYGPPGTGKTLLARAVASQLDCNFLKVVSSSIVDKYIGESARLIREMFNYARDHQPCIIFMDEIDAIGGRRFSEGTSADREIQRTLMELLNQMDGFDTLHRVKMIMATNRPDTLDPALLRPGRLDRKIHIELPNEQARLDILKIHSSPITKHGEIDFEAIVKLSDGFNGADLRNVCTEAGLFAIRSDREYVTQEDFMKAVRKVADSKKLESKLDYKPV